The following proteins are encoded in a genomic region of Spirochaetota bacterium:
- a CDS encoding DUF6166 domain-containing protein yields MKIHLESDYVTKEIKLNGKILDPKKSMDVWNYCPTGFMWGHGGSGSSQLALAILLEFLPQNEAVDRHEDFKWKVIARLPQAKFDLEIDISKWLASENSTG; encoded by the coding sequence ATGAAAATTCATCTTGAAAGTGATTATGTAACAAAAGAAATTAAATTGAATGGGAAAATATTAGATCCTAAAAAGAGCATGGATGTATGGAATTATTGCCCAACTGGATTTATGTGGGGGCATGGAGGATCAGGCTCTTCTCAATTAGCCCTTGCAATTTTACTTGAATTTTTACCTCAGAATGAGGCAGTTGATAGGCATGAGGATTTCAAATGGAAAGTGATTGCTCGCTTACCTCAAGCCAAATTCGATCTTGAGATAGATATTAGCAAGTGGTTGGCTAGTGAGAATTCAACAGGATAG
- a CDS encoding MaoC family dehydratase, protein MPKVVKPDELSNYIGTELGISDWFEIDQDRINSFANCSNDHQWIHVDEQKAKDGPFGATIAHGYLTLSLISGLSGAIMIVPEGIKMGINYGLNRVRFLEPVKVGSKIRNKRVLKDVTDKGDGRFLMTIENTMEIEGIEKPALIAETLSLLIT, encoded by the coding sequence ATGCCTAAAGTTGTAAAACCTGATGAGTTAAGTAATTATATCGGTACAGAGTTAGGTATTTCCGATTGGTTTGAAATCGATCAAGATCGTATCAACTCCTTTGCTAATTGTTCTAATGATCATCAGTGGATTCATGTTGATGAGCAAAAGGCCAAAGATGGTCCATTTGGAGCTACTATTGCCCATGGTTATCTTACCCTTTCATTGATATCCGGTTTAAGCGGCGCTATAATGATAGTTCCTGAAGGCATAAAGATGGGAATCAATTATGGGCTTAATAGGGTGAGGTTTTTAGAGCCGGTAAAGGTTGGTTCAAAAATTCGCAATAAGAGGGTACTCAAGGATGTGACGGACAAGGGAGATGGCAGATTTCTCATGACTATTGAAAATACTATGGAAATAGAAGGAATTGAGAAACCGGCATTAATAGCAGAAACCCTTTCTCTTCTCATTACCTAG
- a CDS encoding alcohol dehydrogenase catalytic domain-containing protein: MQVAMYYSNIDVRLEEMPIPQIRDDELLIQVVASGICGSDVMEWYRRDKVPLVLGHEVAGEVISIGNGVEKFKIGDRVASTHHVPCNTCHYCLNDHHTACMTLQKGTHFDPGGFAEYVRVPAMNVDRGTFHIPENVSYEDASFMEPLACVIRGQRNARFKPGLSVLIIGSGISGLLHISLARAMGAGLVIAADTIPQRLEKAKEMGADLVLYADENMIESLRKTNSGRLADIVIICHGEFIPYATKAVEKGGTILFFASAPEGATIPNTVNELFWRTEVTLTSSYAGSPADCSLALALIKSGNISVGKLITHRIRLADTCKGFQAVADPIKHKSIKVIVEPQA; the protein is encoded by the coding sequence ATGCAAGTAGCGATGTACTATAGCAACATAGATGTGCGCTTGGAAGAGATGCCAATTCCTCAAATAAGGGATGATGAGTTATTAATTCAGGTGGTAGCTAGCGGCATTTGTGGCAGCGATGTTATGGAGTGGTACCGTCGTGACAAGGTTCCTCTAGTCCTTGGACATGAGGTAGCTGGCGAAGTGATCTCTATTGGCAATGGCGTTGAAAAATTTAAAATAGGAGATCGGGTAGCCTCCACCCATCATGTACCCTGTAACACATGTCATTATTGTCTTAATGATCACCATACAGCATGTATGACGTTACAAAAGGGAACTCACTTCGATCCGGGCGGTTTCGCAGAATATGTAAGAGTCCCTGCTATGAATGTTGATAGAGGAACATTCCATATCCCTGAAAATGTATCCTATGAGGATGCCTCTTTTATGGAACCTCTAGCATGTGTAATAAGGGGGCAAAGGAATGCTAGGTTTAAACCAGGCCTGAGCGTATTGATTATTGGAAGCGGTATCTCAGGATTGCTGCACATCAGCTTAGCACGGGCAATGGGTGCTGGATTAGTTATAGCTGCTGATACAATCCCACAACGCCTGGAAAAGGCAAAGGAGATGGGAGCTGATCTTGTTTTATATGCAGATGAAAATATGATTGAATCGCTTCGCAAAACCAATTCTGGACGCCTGGCTGATATTGTGATTATCTGTCATGGTGAATTTATACCCTATGCTACCAAAGCCGTTGAAAAGGGTGGCACAATACTCTTCTTTGCGTCAGCTCCTGAAGGTGCTACAATACCAAATACGGTAAATGAATTATTCTGGAGAACTGAGGTAACCCTAACCAGTAGCTATGCAGGGAGTCCAGCTGACTGCAGTCTTGCCCTAGCATTAATAAAATCTGGAAACATTTCAGTTGGCAAACTCATTACCCATCGAATCAGACTTGCTGATACCTGTAAAGGATTTCAGGCCGTAGCTGATCCTATTAAGCATAAATCAATTAAGGTTATCGTTGAACCTCAAGCTTAA